The genome window GCTGTTCTGGAATGGAGACGTCCGAGGATGAAGCAAAGTTGTGCTGGTGTCCTCCATCTATCAGTACTCGAAACGACCCGATTTCACACAGCAGACAATCTCCATATCGGGTGGACCCCACATCCAGCATGTGAATTTTAATGTCTTGCACAGGGATGATCATTGGTCTTCCTCACTTTCCTCTTCCTGCAATAGAGAGACTGCCGATGGTCTGTCCTGTCAACTGGGCACCAGCACCTGCCAGAAACAGTGCAAGATAGTCGCGATAATCTGCACCGAAAACAGGATTTGAGTCGTAATTGTTGGCAAAGACCACCATGCTCAGCAGGCAAACAAAAACCAAATACAACAAGAAACGCATCCAGAGTTTGGGGGTACTGTAAGGCACCACAAGGAGGTTCGCCATCACTCTGGTGAGGAAGATGCCCATGGAATTGGGCGGCTGGAGCTGTTTCCCTGCCTGCTCACCTTGCACAGCTCCGTCTGCTTGGAGGATGGGGCGTGTCATCAGGTGGTCGATCATGTTGTTAATGTCATTCTTGATAAGCACCTGGTCAGAAAGCAGAAGGTTTAGAATCTTGTTGAGCTCTGTAGGGTAATCTGTGATCTTGTCGCTGCTCTGATGAACTTTAACCAGTCTTGAGAACATTTCAATGCGCAGTGCGATCTGCTCAATCAGTGGGTCCACCGTTGTCCTATCATGTTCTTCAACCAGCATTCGGGCAAACTTGAGGCGGTCCAAAAGAGTTGCAAGCATTTCAGGTGCCCTCAATTCTTGAGGCAGATCCTGGGAGAAAAGCGCAGTCATCTGGCGCTCCAGTTGATTGATTTTCAGATCACGTTCAGCTGCAGGCGAAGCATCATATGCCTTGAGATGACTTGCCACAATGGCGATGAGAATTCCAAGAGCCAGAATCAGGCGGGCAAGGCCAGGACCATCTTTGATCGAGGCTTCAAAAGGCAGGGTGACCAGCGAACTGGATCCTACCACCCGAAACTGCATTTCACCTTTGTACAGCCCTGCCAGAAGATGCTCACCCTGATTTGAATCGAACAACAGGTGGGCAGCTCCCATCTGGCTGCACACTTGACCACTCGCACAAGCTGCTGTTTCATCTGGCAATGCGGCCACTTTGATCTCTGGAGGAGGCTGAGGCCCTTCCGAATGGGACCTCGCAGTGGTGGTTTCTTGGGTCAACGGTGAACGAGTTGTGGATTGTTGAGCCAGAGCACAGGCATCCTGAGAGGCTTTGTCCTCAATTTCTGCGAGACAACCGCGCAAAACCACATGTTTCAAAGACTGCTGGTGCATCAGAGACAGGGCAAGTGCAGTGACTTTGAAGTCCTGGCCAGTACTGCTGGTCAAAGGGAGACGCAACTGGAAATCCTCCCCTTCTTTGAACTGGTACTTGACCTGCGATTCAGAATTCACCAGCAGCTTCAAGTTGTTCTGCGAAAGCAGACGAACAGGTAAATTTACTGTCTCTGTACCCTGGGTGAAAGTAAGTAGTCCACAATAAAGCCCCGCAGTCGGGAAAACACCTGTGATTCGGTAAATGGTATGTTCTGAAGTGTTCTGGCCTGGATCAAGCATCAATTTGACTTTATCCAGTGCTGCGCCTGCTTTGCTTTCCGATACCGCGAGGCAATCAAAAGGTTCCAGGGTTTCCATCCTCTGCAGAGCAAAAGTGCTCTTGATCTTCATGGGATTGGCTACACCGCTGATCTCGATTGAGACATCAAGGTTTTCACCCACACCACCTCGGATGCTTAAAGAGTGGGTCTGGAGAGCTAGTTTCTGCGCAACTGTACTGGAAAAACCCAACAGAAACAACATGCAAAAAAAGAGCTTCTTCAAGTCTACCAACACTTCAAATCCTCCCGATTTTAGTTGGCATTCAAAGTGTCAGTGTAAGGTGCCTTTCTCAGGCTACCCCAAAAAAAAGAGCTTTTACTAAGGGAAAAGCTTTGAAGAAGATCAGGAAAGCACCCTATTGAATTTTAAGGGCTGATCTTTTCAAAGTCCAAATGCAAGCCTTCAAATGTCGATTTCATTTCGAAATCCCTTCCATCTGGTGGTTGCTCTGTGTACAGCAAGGCCTGAAAAGTGCCTATTCGTATGGAAATCGATTCGATGCTGGAGGTCCCAGATCGTACACTCATGGTGTTTTTATCGCTAAAACCAGGTCAATTGTGGCCTGTGCTGAAAGGAACCCATGACACACCCCACCCCGCAGGACCTGATTTCCCGCATTGACCGCCTGAATGTGCCAGAAGGGCAGCTTGCCCTGTGGTCGCTGGGGCAGTCGGGTTTTGTGATCAAAGGTGGCAACACCATTTTTTACATTGACCCCTACCTCTCCGACTCCATTGAAGACATTGGAGGCCCCAGAAGGCGTTTCCCGATCCCTGCCGACCCTTCACAGATTCACCATGCCAGTGCGGTGTTTGCCACCCACGAGCACATGGACCATGCAGACGGTCCCACCCTTGGGCCCCTGATGCAGGCCTCACCGCAAGCCACCCTGGTGACCTCCTGGGAAGGTCGGGACGTGGCCTTGCAAGCTGGAGTCCCTGAAGACCGCATTGTGGTTCCCGTTCTGGGCGAAGCCCTGAAGCTGGGAGACCTGACCTACACCGCAATTCCTGCCGCCCATTACCAGCACGAATTGCGTGAAACAGGGCACGCCCGCTGGATGGGGTTTCTGATTGAGTGTGGTGGCGTGACAGTGTACCACTCGGGGGACACCATCGTGATTCCCGAGTTGCTGGATGCCCTGAAAGGCAAACACATTGATCTTGCCCTGCTGCCCATCAATGGACGGGACTTTCACCGGGAAAGCCAGGGACTGGTCGGCAACCTGTGGCCCGGAGAGGCCATTGAACTGGCCGTGCTGATCGGAGCAAAAGTGCTGATCGGTACCCACAATGACCTGTTCGATGGAAACCGGGTGAATCCGGGCATGCTCTTTGATGAACTCGACAGACGCGCTCCTTTTCAGCGCTGTCATCTGCTGCAACCCGGAGAACTCTACCTGTTCGCAGAGTGAGGCTTCAGAGGGCCTGGCACAAACTGGTCTTTCCAGTGCGGGTCAGGCCCACCACCACCCCACCGTCTGGGAGGTGCCGGACATCCAGTTTCAGGGACCCGATGTTCTTCTGGCGGGGAATGTCATGCTGGATCAGCCAGAACTTCAGGAAGGCCCCCAGCTCACCCTGTTGATCTGCGCCCAGCTGGTAGCAGGTGCGCGCCACCCCGGACAGCAAACCACTGATGCGAATGGCCTGCTGGTGGGTCATCTTGCGTCCAGCAAAATAAAACTTCATGACCTGGATGCGTGCAGCCCCCGTGGGAATCCCCAGACTCAGTGAAAAATCCCGGTTGTCGAAAACAAAGCGGGCCTTCTGCGCTTCCACATCAAAGTAAGCCGCCTGTTGCCTGCGCAGCACCTGACTGAGGGGCAGTTCGGCAGCGTGGGACAGCATCAGGCCCCCCGCCAGGGTCAGGATCAGGGTCCTCAACACAAAGAAGAATTTTGATGCGGGTCCATCAAACATAGAGTGACTGAATTATTACAGAAATGACCCTCTGGTGTTGTGATGGTGCCGTCAACCGCCAGAATGCTTATCTGGGATGAGAGAAAACAAAGACACTGGCAAAGGTGCTGTCTTCTGACTGCACCCTCTGGATGGGCCACCCGAAACGCTCCTCGGGCGGCCCACTGAGAAAACTTACCCTCTGGTCATCCAGCGTTCCAGCACCAGTTGACGCTCAGGATGTGGATCTGAGAACACCTGTGGAGGAAGATTCAATTCCATCAGGGTCCCCTGGCCTCCCTCCAGCCGAGGCCACACTGGAAGTCCTTCATGGTTGGGATCATGGTTTCTGGCGAAATGCACGTAAACCCGCTGCATGAGTTTAGAGAGTTCGAAGTCTTTTTCCGTCCAGGCGTACACCGGGTTTGAGTCCAGATTCCCCATGAAGTACTCGATGTCCGCAGAGTGCACCGCCCCTTTTGCAGGAGGGACCATTTCGGCTGCTGTGGCCTCACGGGTTCCTCCGGCAAGACCTGGCACCTGGCCTGCAAAAGATTCGGTCATGTGGGGTCGGGGATGGCTGTACAGGTAACGGAAAACAGGGTGTCCTGCCAGACTGTGCAGCTCTGCCCATTTCCCAGTGCTGTACCCGATGAAGAGGTCTCCGGAGAGGGCAGTGGCAGCGTCATCCACCTCCTGGTCCGTCTGGGCGGGATACACCCTGAAAAGGTCATCTGCAAGCTCCCCGAATCTGCTCTGCAGGGTCTTCTGGTACTGTTCCACCGTGTAGGGTGGAGGTCCAAGCAAGAAACCGGCGTCCATCTCCTGGCTGTTCCAGCCCACCAGCAAGGGCACCGGGGCCTGCTGTTTCTGTGCAAACGTCTGCAGAGGCACTTCCCTGAAGAAATGCCCATCCACAACCGCAGGGAAGCCTGGGATGCCAAAAGGTTCTGCGTGTTTCAGCAGGACCTCTGCAGGAAGCTGGCGCAGGTCTTCAAGGGTTGCCCCTCCTGCGGCCTCCATGAATTTCTGTCCTGTTCGCTGTCCCTCCTCAAGGGGCATGGCGGAGAGGGTCCCCAGCAGGGAACCGCTCGATCCGATGGCCGCAGAGAACAGATCCCTGGACAGAGGGGATGCCATGTGCGCACTGACCGAGACCGATCCGGCGGATTCTCCTGCAATGGTCACCCGTTCCGGGTTGCCCCCGAAATATCGGATGTGCTCCTGCACCCACCTTAGGGCCAGGTTCTGGTCCAGGTAACCGAAGTTTCCCCCTTCAAGCTCAGGGTGACTGAGGAACCCAAACACCCCCAGGCGGTAATTCACCGTCACCACCAGCAGTCCCTGCTGTGCCAGTGCCTCACCATCGTAGCGGGGTTCGGAGCCATCTCCAGCCACATGCCCTCCGCCATGGAAGTACACCAGTACGGGCAGGTTGGCCTGTGGCTGGGGGTCAGGGGTCCAGACGTTCAGGTAGAGGCAATCTTCGGACACTGCAGGGGAACGAAACTGCATGTCTCCAAAAACCGGGAGCTGCATGGCCCTGGGGCCAAACTGGGTGGCGTCCCTGGTGCCCTCCCAGGGAAGTGCGGGCTCAGGTGCCCTCCAGCGCAAAGGCCCCACCGGAGGCTGCGCGTAAGGAATGCCCAGATAAGCATGAATGCCTGACTCTTCGTGATACAGGCCCTTCAGGGCGCCCTGTTTCGGGAGGTTGAAGTGAGAACGTGGATTTTGCATGTGGACCTCCTGGATTTGGACTGCATCCTGATTGTATTCCTCTGATGAGGAGGAACACAGGGTCAGGATTCACCCGAGCTCAGCAGGGCCAGACATGCCCGTTGGAGCACTTCAGGAAGCCATCCAAAAGCATGTCCCTCATGCACCCTTTCCCATTTCTGATGGTAATCCCTGCCCCAGGGACCGATGTTGACCACCGGACAATTCAGGGGAACATCTGGAACAGTCCAGCGTTCTGGAACAGCGGCGTTTTGTGCCCAGGTCTCCAGGTCCTGAGGTCCAAGCCGTGGCGCAATGAAACTCATGTCCGAGATTCCAGGGTAGAAAGAGCGCACCTTGAGGGAAAGTCCGTCCTTTTGAAGACCTCCCACCACCTCTTGCATGCAGGAGCGCACATGGATCTCCTGTTCGCTGTCGCCCAGCAGGGTGCTGGGGTAGAAAGGTGGGGCGAAACCCACCACATACGCTGGCCCGGAAATTCGGGCCAGTGCGGCAAGGGAGGTGCAGCATTCCCGTGAAGCTGCCCTCGCGTCCAGTTTTGGATTCTGTGACAGGGCGTCACGGGTCCCTTCAGGGTCGCACTGGGATGCCCTTTCCACCAGTTCCTGAAAAGTCAGCACTGTGGCCTGATGGTCTGGCACGAACTGGAACTGGCGTCGGTGCAGCGTCTGGAGCGCATCTGCAAAGGACTGTATGCAGGCCTCCTTCAGAGAATTCAAAACATCGGCAGGCCTCCGGTGGTGGGTGAGCACGTTGAACACCGTCCAGGCCTGTGCTGGTGTGGTCACGTCGTAGCGGGAGCGGATTTCACTCTGGTAGAGCACCGTGATGGGGGGTGCAGGGTCTTCTCCTCCTTCCC of Deinococcus cellulosilyticus NBRC 106333 = KACC 11606 contains these proteins:
- a CDS encoding carboxylesterase/lipase family protein — translated: MQNPRSHFNLPKQGALKGLYHEESGIHAYLGIPYAQPPVGPLRWRAPEPALPWEGTRDATQFGPRAMQLPVFGDMQFRSPAVSEDCLYLNVWTPDPQPQANLPVLVYFHGGGHVAGDGSEPRYDGEALAQQGLLVVTVNYRLGVFGFLSHPELEGGNFGYLDQNLALRWVQEHIRYFGGNPERVTIAGESAGSVSVSAHMASPLSRDLFSAAIGSSGSLLGTLSAMPLEEGQRTGQKFMEAAGGATLEDLRQLPAEVLLKHAEPFGIPGFPAVVDGHFFREVPLQTFAQKQQAPVPLLVGWNSQEMDAGFLLGPPPYTVEQYQKTLQSRFGELADDLFRVYPAQTDQEVDDAATALSGDLFIGYSTGKWAELHSLAGHPVFRYLYSHPRPHMTESFAGQVPGLAGGTREATAAEMVPPAKGAVHSADIEYFMGNLDSNPVYAWTEKDFELSKLMQRVYVHFARNHDPNHEGLPVWPRLEGGQGTLMELNLPPQVFSDPHPERQLVLERWMTRG
- a CDS encoding MBL fold metallo-hydrolase; this encodes MTHPTPQDLISRIDRLNVPEGQLALWSLGQSGFVIKGGNTIFYIDPYLSDSIEDIGGPRRRFPIPADPSQIHHASAVFATHEHMDHADGPTLGPLMQASPQATLVTSWEGRDVALQAGVPEDRIVVPVLGEALKLGDLTYTAIPAAHYQHELRETGHARWMGFLIECGGVTVYHSGDTIVIPELLDALKGKHIDLALLPINGRDFHRESQGLVGNLWPGEAIELAVLIGAKVLIGTHNDLFDGNRVNPGMLFDELDRRAPFQRCHLLQPGELYLFAE